The following is a genomic window from Nocardioides thalensis.
CCTGCTGGGCGGCGGCCGGCAGTCCGACCCCGGTCGGACCGGCGGCGCGGGCGGTGGCGACGACGGGTCGGGCGGCGCGGACGGTGGGCTGCTGGGGCTCGACGGACTGCTCGGTGGACTGACCGGCGGAGGTGCCTGAGATGCCCAAGTTCCTGACCGACCGCCTGCTGCTCAGCGCCGTCGGCGTCGTGGTGGTCTTCGTGTTCGCCGTGGCCTACATCTTCGCGTCGGTCCTCGACCAGCCGCTGACCTCGCGTCCGGCGACGATCAAGGTCGAGCTCGCTCAGTCCGGCGGCCTCTTCGAGGGCTCCGGCGTCACTTACCGCGGCGTGAAGGTCGGCAAGGTGACCGAGATCGTCCCGGCCGAGAGCGGGGTCGTCGCGACCGTGCGTCTCACGTCCGGCACGGACATCCCGGAGAGCTCGATCGCCCGGGTGCGCAGTCTGTCCCCCGTGGGCGAGCAGTACCTGGACTTCCAGCCGACCACGGCCGAGGGGCCGTTCCTCGAGGACGGCGACACCATCGGCGCCGAGTCGACCGACCTGCCGAAGAGCCTGAGCTCGACGGTCGTCGCGGTCAACGACGTCCTGCGCCAGATCGACGACAAGAAGCTGAAGGTGCTGCTCGGCGAGCTGAGCACGGGCCTCGCCGGCACGGGCGACGACCTCGGCCAGGTCCTCGACCAGGGCAACGACCTGCTCACGACGCTCAACGAGGTGTGGCCCGAGACCGACCGCGTCATCACCAACAGCGGCACCGTGCTCGACATCGTCTCCGAGAACGCCGACTCGCTGCGCACCCTCGGCAACCGCGCCCGGCAGTTCGCCGCGTTCCTCCGCGACTACGCGCCCGAGTTCCGCGACGTGCTCCAGCGGACGCCCGGCCAGCTCAAGGACCTCGAGGCCCTGGTCCGGGACGCCAACGAGGTGCTGCCCGGCTTCCTGTCGGTGGGCGTGAGCTTCAGCGACATGGTGATGGCCTACGAGCCGCACCTGCGGACGCTCCTCCAGGAGTACGCACCCGGCATCCGGGCGCTGATGGCAGTGCTCCACGACGGCCGGCTCAATGTCCAGATCATCCCCAAGCGCACGGCGCGCTGCGACTACGGCTCGTCCCACCAGGACCCGTGGAACCCGGAGCGCCGGCCGTTCTACCTCGGTGGCCACTGCCCGGCCTCGTTCCCCGGCCTCCGCCGCGGCGCGGCCCACGCACCGGGGCCGGTACGGTGACGCGGGTGGAGGACGGCGGCACCGACGAGCTGAAGAAGCGGTACCTGACGGTCATCGCCACCCTCGCGGCGGCGCTGGTGTTGGCGGCGGTCGCGCTCGGCCTGATGTTCAAGGCGAAGGGTGACGCCGACGACCGAGCGGACGCCGCCGAGGACGAGGTCGCCGGGCTCGCGGCGGCCGAGTCGGCAGCGCGCGAGCTGCTCCTCGACATGACCACCTACGAGCACACCGACCTCGACGAGGTCTACGACTGGGTGGACCGGTTGTCCGACGACGAGCTCAAGGACCGGATGACCGCCAACGAGGACACGTTCAAGAAGATCGTGCGGCTCTCGAAGGCGTCCGCCGAGGGCGAGGTCGTCGACTCCGCCTACCGGGCCAACGACGACGGGTCCGTCACGGTGATCGCGTTCGTGCGGCAGGAGATCCGCGACGCCGAGAGCGAGCGGCCGAAGCTCGACGAGAAGTGGGCGACGCTGGTGCTCGAGGAGGAGTCGGGCGAGTGGATGGTCGCCGACGTCCAGCTCTCCAACATCCCGGAGGGCAGCACCGCGCAGTGACACGGGGCCGCTAGATTGGCCCCCGTGGACGAGGCGGCGGACGGATGACCTCGGACTGGTCCGTGCGGTTGCGGAGGCTGCTCGTCACGCTGGCGACACTGCCGTTCGCGCTCGCGATCGGCATGTCGCTCGTCGACAGCTACCGCCGCCGGGGCAAGCGGCCGCGTCCGTTCCCGACCCGCGCCCCGGCGACCACCGCCGTGGGCGAGGGCGAGGTCACGACGTACACGTTCGGGCAGGACCTGTACGACGACATGATCGCTGCGATCGAGGGAGCCCAGCGGCAGGTCCTGTTGGAGACCTACATCTGGAAGGGCGACGCGACGGGGGAGCGCTTCAAGCGCGCGCTTGCCGAGGCCGCCGCCCGGGGTGTCGAGGTCTACTGCATCTACGACGCGTTCGCGAACCTCGTCGTCGCGCCGACGTTCCAGCGGTTCCCGCCGTCGATCAAGGTGCTGCGCTACCCGGTCTACGCGGCGGGCTGGCGGTTCTTCGACCTGCGCCGCTACGGCCGCGACCACCGCAAGATCCTGGTCGTCGACGACCACGTCGGGTTCATCGGCGGCTACAACATCGGGTCCCCCTACGCGACCGAGTGGCGCGACACGCACGTGCGGATCACCGGTCCGGCCGTCTGGGACCTCAAGCGGGCGTTCGCGGACTTCTGGAACCTCAACCGCCGCCGGCGGCTGCGCTCCTCGGAGCGGCCGCTGCTGCTCGAGACCGCCTCGACCTGGGAGCCGAAGGTGCGGGTGCACCGCAACGTGCCGCGCCTGTGGGTCTTCCCGATCCGGGCCATGTACCTCGAGGCGATCAACCGCGCCAGCAGCCGGGTGTGGCTGACCACGGCCTACTTCCTGCCCGACCAGGACTTCGTCGACGCGCTCAAGGACGCGGCCGGCCGCGGCGTCGACGTACGCCTGCTGCTGCCCCTGAAGTCCAACCACATCGTCGCGGACTGGATCTCGCGCGGCTACTTCAGCCAGATGCTCGACGCCGGCGTCCGGATCTTCCGCTACCAGGGCGCGATGGTGCACGCGAAGACAGCGACCGTGGACGGCACCTGGTCGACGGTCGGCACCGCCAACATCGACCGGCTCAGCCTGCAGGGCAACTACGAGATCAACGTGGAGGTCATCGACGAGGCGCTGGCCGCCGACCTCGAGCAGATCTTCCTCGTCGACCAGTCCAACTGCCTCGAGCTGACCAGCAGCGAGTGGGAGGCACGCGACTTGCACAGGAAGTTCACCGAGATGGTCCTCGCGCCGCTGAGGCCGCTGCTGTGAGGCCGCCGGTCCGCGACCTCCGCGGCCGCAACGTCCTCGTCACCGGGGCGGCCAGCGGCATCGGCCGCGCGGTGGCCGAGCAGGCGGCCGCCCAGGGCGCCGTGCTGCACCTGACCGACATCCAGCCCGAGCGTCTCGCCGAGGTGGCCGAGGCCATCCGGGCAGAGGGCGGCCTGGTCGGTACCGCAGAGGCCGCGGACGTCTCCGACCACGAGCAGGTACGCCGCCTGGCGGCGCTCGTGACGGAGCGGGCGGGGGCGATGGACGTCGTGCTCAACGTCGCCGGCATCGCGATCTGGGGCACCGTTCGCAGCCTGGAGCACGACCACTGGCAACGGCTCGTCGACGTGAACCTGATGGGCCCGATCCACGTCATCGAGGAGTTCGTGCCGCCGATGATCGACGCCGGCCGGGGCGGGCAGCTCGTCAACGTCTCCTCCGCCGCGGGCATCATCGCCATGCCGTGGCACGCCGCCTACAGCGCCAGCAAGTTCGGCCTGCGGGGTGTCTCCGAGGTGTTGCGCTACGACCTGCGCAAGCACCGGATCGGGGTCAGCCTCGTGTGCCCCGGGGGTGTCGACACCGGGCTCGTCGAGACGATCCGGATCGCCGGCATCGACCAGCAGAGCAGGGCGTTCGTCCGCGCCCGCCGCCAGTTCCAGAGGCGGGCGGTCTCCCCGGAGCGGGCCGCGGAGGCGATCTGGAAGGGGGTGCGCCGCAACCGCTACTGGGTCTACACCTCGCCCGACATCCGGCTGGTGCACTGGCTCCAGCGCTACTTCCCGCCCGGTTACGCGGTCGCGATG
Proteins encoded in this region:
- a CDS encoding MCE family protein, with protein sequence MPKFLTDRLLLSAVGVVVVFVFAVAYIFASVLDQPLTSRPATIKVELAQSGGLFEGSGVTYRGVKVGKVTEIVPAESGVVATVRLTSGTDIPESSIARVRSLSPVGEQYLDFQPTTAEGPFLEDGDTIGAESTDLPKSLSSTVVAVNDVLRQIDDKKLKVLLGELSTGLAGTGDDLGQVLDQGNDLLTTLNEVWPETDRVITNSGTVLDIVSENADSLRTLGNRARQFAAFLRDYAPEFRDVLQRTPGQLKDLEALVRDANEVLPGFLSVGVSFSDMVMAYEPHLRTLLQEYAPGIRALMAVLHDGRLNVQIIPKRTARCDYGSSHQDPWNPERRPFYLGGHCPASFPGLRRGAAHAPGPVR
- a CDS encoding phospholipase D-like domain-containing protein, which produces MTSDWSVRLRRLLVTLATLPFALAIGMSLVDSYRRRGKRPRPFPTRAPATTAVGEGEVTTYTFGQDLYDDMIAAIEGAQRQVLLETYIWKGDATGERFKRALAEAAARGVEVYCIYDAFANLVVAPTFQRFPPSIKVLRYPVYAAGWRFFDLRRYGRDHRKILVVDDHVGFIGGYNIGSPYATEWRDTHVRITGPAVWDLKRAFADFWNLNRRRRLRSSERPLLLETASTWEPKVRVHRNVPRLWVFPIRAMYLEAINRASSRVWLTTAYFLPDQDFVDALKDAAGRGVDVRLLLPLKSNHIVADWISRGYFSQMLDAGVRIFRYQGAMVHAKTATVDGTWSTVGTANIDRLSLQGNYEINVEVIDEALAADLEQIFLVDQSNCLELTSSEWEARDLHRKFTEMVLAPLRPLL
- a CDS encoding SDR family oxidoreductase, with the translated sequence MRPPVRDLRGRNVLVTGAASGIGRAVAEQAAAQGAVLHLTDIQPERLAEVAEAIRAEGGLVGTAEAADVSDHEQVRRLAALVTERAGAMDVVLNVAGIAIWGTVRSLEHDHWQRLVDVNLMGPIHVIEEFVPPMIDAGRGGQLVNVSSAAGIIAMPWHAAYSASKFGLRGVSEVLRYDLRKHRIGVSLVCPGGVDTGLVETIRIAGIDQQSRAFVRARRQFQRRAVSPERAAEAIWKGVRRNRYWVYTSPDIRLVHWLQRYFPPGYAVAMRIFNYGANRVLPTVEQARRPA